The following coding sequences lie in one Fusarium poae strain DAOMC 252244 chromosome 1, whole genome shotgun sequence genomic window:
- a CDS encoding hypothetical protein (TransMembrane:13 (i72-97o109-128i140-165o197-216i228-246o266-285i297-316o336-359i371-392o398-419i431-454o466-485i542-560o)) yields MSQTTTMASKTLAQPDELDVHARDHIPPHPQDEASKTVGNPTSIQNDDNDPPTNSREPKPTEHRSKKSLAQIATVMASLCACVFLAALEVTIVSTALPTIAAHFASDSGYTWIGTSFVLAHTASTPSWGKISDIWGRKPILLVANVIFFAGSLVCALVDDLAIFITGRAIQGLGAAGMQTLVNICISDMFSQRDRGLYYGLTSIVWAVASGVGPILGGAFTDRLSWRWCFWINLPITVAVFILLVVTLKLPSPNTPVWAGLKAVDWPGSFLIIGGTLMLLLGLYLGGVYEPWNSATVVCLIVFGIITALLFVWNEWKLAQYPVIPVRLFKTWSSSAAYAVTFFHAFVFMGVAYYFPLYFQAVLLASPLRSGLYLLPFILSISISAAITGVYIQFSGKYLLVSRVGLAMMTLGMGLMMNLSMDLNWAKMITFQLLTGIGVGMNFEGPLLSVQAVVPHEDVAAATTSMGFTRTIATAISVVIGGVLFQNGMKGENKTLVSALGPELAKTFDGASASANIDLIKTLPTEAQLIVRAAFFHSLDKMWILYTAFSSGGLLLSFFMKAQHLSKDHKDAHLGIANNEEVRSSAGGTAISTDNNGNYELRHISVKTRGACPN; encoded by the exons ATGTCGCAAACGACAACCATGGCATCCAAGACACTCGCGCAACCTGATGAACTGGATGTCCATGCTAGAGATCACATACCACCACACCCTCAAGATGAAGCCAGCAAGACAGTAGGGAACCCAACCTCCATCCAAAACGATGACAATGATCCCCCTACAAACTCCCGTGAACCAAAACCCACGGAACACAGATCCAAGAAGAGCCTGGCGCAGATTGCAACAGTGATGGCCTCTCTCTGTGCTTGTGTCTTCCTTGCTGCCCTCGAAGTGACAATCGTCTCAACAGCCCTTCCAACTATCGCCGCCCACTTCGCTTCTGATTCAGGCTATACGTGGATCGGCACATCTTTCGTCCTTGCCCACACTGCCTCAACACCGTCGTGGGGCAAAATCTCCGATATTTGGGGAAGAAAACCCATTTTACTCGTCGCCAACGTCATTTTCTTTGCTGGCAGTCTTGTATGCGCTCTTGTAGATGATCTAGCAATCTTCATTACTGGGCGAGCTATCCAAGGTTTGGGTGCTGCCGGGATGCAGACGTTGGTGAATATCTGTATTAGCGATATGTTTTCGCAAAGGGATCGAGGCTTGTACTACGGCTTGACATCAATCGTGTGGGCAGTCGCATCTGGTGTTGGTCCAATCCTTGGAGGTGCCTTTACCGATCGACTAAG CTGGAGATGGTGCTTCTGGATCAACT TGCCCATCACTGTTGCAGTCTTTATTCTACTTGTTGTCACCCTCAAACTCCCGTCCCCTAACACTCCCGTGTGGGCAGGCCTCAAAGCTGTTGATTGGCCAGGCAGCTTCCTCATTATAGGAGGTACTTTGATGTTGCTTCTAGGGCTCTACTTAGGTGGAGTCTACGAGCCATGGAACTCAGCTACAGTGGTCTGTCTTATTGTCTTTGGGATCATCACTGCATTATTGTTCGTCTGGAACGAGTGGAAGCTGGCACAATATCCCGTGATACCAGTTCGTCTCTTCAAGACTTGGTCATCGTCGGCTGCCTATGCTGTCACATTCTTTCATGCTTTTGTGTTTATGGGCGTTGCTTATTATTTCCCCTTGTACTTCCAAGCCGTTCTCTTAGCAAGCCCACTTCGCTCGGGACTCTATCTTCTCCCTTTCATTCTCTCCATCTCTATTTCCGCTGCGATTACTGGTGTGTACATACAGTTCAGCGGCAAGTATCTCCTAGTCTCGCGTGTTGGGCTGGCCATGATGACTTTGGGAATGGGACTCATGATGAACTTGAGCATGGATTTGAACTGGGCAAAAATGATCACTTTTCAGTTATTAACTGGTATAGGTGTTGGTATGAACTTTGAGGGTCCCTTGCTATCTGTTCAGGCTGTGGTACCGCACGAGGATGTGGCAGCTGCAACAACCTCAATGGGATTTACCAGAACCATTGCAACAGCCATATCCGTCGTCATTGGTGGTGTTCTCTTTCAAAATGGGATGAAAGGAGAAAATAAAACACTTGTGAGCGCACTGGGCCCTGAGCTCGCCAAGACATTTGATGGAGCATCTGCGTCTGCCAATATCGACCTGATCAAAACACTCCCTACCGAAGCACAGCTTATTGTGAGGGCCGCATTCTTCCACTCTCTTGATAAGATGTGGATATTA TACACTGCATTCTCGAGCGGTGGGTTGTTGCTCAGTTTCTTCATGAAGGCGCAACACCTAAGCAAAGACCACAAGGATGCACATTTGGGCATCGCTAATAATGAGGAAGTACGGAGTTCAGCAGGAGGTACTGCCATTTCGACAGACAACAACGGGAATTACGAACTGAGACACATCTCTGTGAAGACCAGAGGTGCTTGCCCAAACTGA
- a CDS encoding hypothetical protein (TransMembrane:7 (o20-38i45-68o80-101i121-139o159-183i203-223o238-258i)), with protein sequence MAGSDAPQAYVFYNYNPSMVAAVIFIVVFGISSLLHTYQLARARTWYFIPFLIGCLFECVGYVGRALSANEAPNFTKNPYIIQSILLLLGPALLAASIYMVLGRLIRLLDAGHLSIISPKWLTKVFVTGDVLSFLAQSAGGGMLATAKDKDAVKRGENIIVGGLVIQILFFGFFMIVTLIFHVRINRNPTQKSLEIVTPWKKLLFVLYAASLSILVRSVFRVAEYVMGKDSALQSQEFWIYIFDALLMSLVVVSLNWFHPSRVINGALDRKRIVSQDEYMLEGQGYEGHRQRYSLSPVRPKN encoded by the exons ATGGCGGGCTCAGATGCACCACAGGCTTATGTCTTTTACAACTACAACCCGAGCATGGTGGCAGCTGTCATATTTATCGTTGTGTTTGGCATCTCTTCATTATTACACACGTATCAACTTGCGCGTGCTCGAACATGGTACTTTATTCCATTCTTGATCGGGTGTCTCT TCGAATGTGTTGGTTACGTTGGTCGTGCTCTCTCAGCAAACGAAGCACCTAATTTTACCAAGAACCCCTACATCATCCAGTCTATTCTGTTGTTACTTGGACCAGCATTGCTCGCTGCATCCATTTATATGGTTCTCGGTCGTCTCATCAGGCTCTTGGATGCGGGTCATCTCTCCATTATTAGCCCCAAGTGGCTTACCAAAGTGTTTGTCACTGGCGatgttttgtcttttctCGCGCAGAGTGCCG GTGGTGGTATGTTGGCAACAGCCAAGGACAAAGATGCTGTCAAGAGAGGCGAGAATATCATCGTCGGCGGTCTCGTCATCCAGATCCTCTTTTtcggcttcttcatgatTGTCACTCTCATTTTCCATGTCCGCATCAATCGCAACCCCACACAAAAGTCTCTAGAAATTGTCACcccttggaagaagctcCTATTCGTCCTGTACGCGGCTAGTCTGTCCATCCTCGTGCGATCAGTATTTCGTGTCGCCGAGTACGTCATGGGCAAAGACAGCGCACTCCAGTCGCAGGAATTCTGGATCTACATCTTTGATGCTCTTCTTATGAGTTTAGTCGTGGTCTCGCTCAACTGGTTTCATCCTAGTCGCGTGATCAATGGTGCGTTGGACAGGAAGCGGATTGTGAGTCAGGACGAGTATATGCTGGAGGGTCAAGGGTATGAGGGACACCGCCAACGATACTCTCTGTCACCTGTCCGTCCCAAGAATTGA
- a CDS encoding hypothetical protein (BUSCO:16071at5125) yields the protein MGTIQKRACDGCHRRKVKCDSNNPCRNCNTANIQCTYNAIPQKKGPKGSRAKVISELRENQRLTSLPVKVQARMNGVIPDAITHHNPVPGLLTAEFAKSCVNFFFENLYSKLPILDRNAIEAHLPAMERNPDIYCLFTAMSAFMMLQPGMGFPTADYNLSMEPGATIAASAILLDECLRVRKGSDYWERPTHYALATNFFIFAIHYSQEAHSSAWYYLREATTMIQMSSLNNDDKYLQDADSIRRRRLFWLFFNAERAYAIQRGYPLSLQATVHMGNYADDPTDSFNPSIQSNFFNLCGVFRNIDDGFLSVWRHPCCRLDGQTIVSLNSQLGKMPSTYPPGVACQNVQNWLKSVAWQVSGDSQESIAYRMSQLLSGFPNPGMLMSSGLIPKLIQITSDLIVYLANAPQSRNPTTPGPDRHLQPLLRICLAIQSENYQFVPLLLSKVNESLPYVIDPTLLNPPENVGYAMSADIFDGFGNAGMAQMPMGDYNASLPMNPYEPKYEDMGGNSPDSLPHSHHSHHSNGSPPGSQMGNEMPQNFVSSPGAVMSPGMDYTPNMGGFSISDMVMSPLGGAAPPNGINIQRQQQQLNNQPQMQGMPNQGINAPPMNQNMSSLYSGVRQPSRQSSFNMQSQTPLSAMSMSDGMDFNTLPPR from the exons ATGGGTACCATCCAGAAGAGGGCCTGCGATGGATGCCATCGTCGAAAGGTCAAGTGTGATTCAAACAATCCATGCCGAAACTGCAATACTGCCAACATCCAATGCACGTACAATGCTATTCCTCAGAAGAAGGGTCCCAAGGGGTCCCGCGCCAAGGTCATCAGTGAGCTTCGAGAGAACCAACGCTTGACGAGTCTTCCCGTCAAGGTCCAGGCCAGAATGAACGGCGTTATTCCTGATGCCATTACGCACCACAATCCGGTACCCGGACTGCTTACGGCCGAATTCGCAAAGAGCTGcgtcaacttcttcttcgaAAATCTCTACTCCAAACTACCCATCCTCGACCGGAATGCCATAGAAGCGCATCTGCCAGCCATGGAGAGAAATCCCGATATATACTGCTTGTTCACTGCTATGTCCGCCTTCATGATGCTTCAGCCAGGCATGGGCTTTCCGACAGCCGATTACAATCTCTCGATGGAACCTGGTGCCACAATCGCAGCCAGCGCCATACTGCTCGACGAGTGCCTACGCGTTCGCAAGGGGTCCGACTATTGGGAACGCCCTACCCATTACGCCCTGGCCACcaacttcttcatcttcgccaTTCACTACTCTCAAGAAGCCCATTCTTCCGCCTGGTATTATCTTCGAGAGGCCACAACCATGATCCAGATGTCAAGCCTGAACAATGATGATAAATACTTGCAAGACGCGGACTCCatccgacgacgccgcttgTTCTGGCTGTTCTTCAACGCTGAGCGAGCCTATGCCATCCAGCGCGGTTACCCCCTGTCCTTACAGGCGACTGTCCATATGGGCAATTACGCTGATGATCCCACCGACTCTTTCAACCCTTCTATCCAGAGCAACTTCTTCAACTTGTGCGGCGTCTTCCGAAACATTGACGACGGTTTCCTCAGTGTTTGGAGACATCCATGCTGCCGCCTCGATGGCCAGACTATTGTTTCTTTGAACTCGCAGCTCGGCAAGATGCCGTCTACATATCCTCCTGGCGTCGCTTGCCAAAATGTTCAGAACTGGCTCAAGAGTGTGGCGTGGCAGGTCAGTGGAGATTCCCAGGAGTCTATCGCGTACAGAATGTCCCAGTTGCTTTCTGGTTTTCCCAACCCGGGAATGTTGATGAGCTCTGGCTTG ATCCCCAAGCTAATACAGATCACTTCGGACTTGATTGTATACCTCGCCAATGCGCCGCAGTCTCGCAATCCAACAACACCCGGGCCCGACCGTCACCTTCAGCCTCTCCTGCGCATTTGTCTGGCTATTCAAAGCGAGAACTACCAGTTTGTGCCTCTTTTGTTGAGCAAAGTTAACGAATCCCTCCCTTACGTCATTGACCCTACATTGTTGAACCCGCCAGAGAATGTCGGCTATGCAATGTCTGCAGATATATTCGACGGCTTCGGCAATGCCGGCATGGCCCAAATGCCCATGGGCGACTACAACGCCAGCCTACCCATGAACCCTTACGAGCCCAAGTATGAAGATATGGGCGGCAATAGTCCCGACTCGCTCCCTCACTCCCACCATTCCCATCACTCAAACGGCTCACCACCGGGCTCACAAATGGGCAATGAAATGCCTCAGAACTTTGTCAGCTCCCCTGGTGCCGTTATGTCTCCAGGCATGGACTACACCCCCAACATGGGTGGTTTCAGCATTTCCGATATGGTCATGAGCCCCCTGGGTGGCGCTGCCCCGCCAAACGGCATCAATATACAgaggcaacagcagcaactcAACAATCAGCCTCAAATGCAGGGGATGCCCAATCAGGGCATCAACGCACCGCCAATGAACCAGAATATGAGCTCGCTATACAGTGGCGTACGACAACCATCACGCCAGAGTAGCTTCAACATGCAAAGCCAGACTCCTCTATCAGCGATGTCAATGTCCGATGGAATGGATTTTAATACATTACCGCCGCGGTGA
- a CDS encoding hypothetical protein (SECRETED:SignalP(1-20)~TransMembrane:1 (n4-15c20/21o425-445i)) — translation MGAFSLLFVLLASLVSTAMAQIPFHHSRQPVLSVEVLPPLPTSGAPEPTTVLTVDCLFCSVTDGEEVSSATEWDPSVITITEKLTVITDEFTREYSTTYGKASETIICAPPCHTLVTVPWRSGESKAAAATPSPIMTSCITIWNTPIPSVETLTSPYLSTSTSCSTTSTHMYPWTWEQPGSSASTELVSTELASSELGLPSLSSAEAEESTVTYVPEVTDTLVLPSKTELTLPWSFVSIETSSTTETLTESVTEEVPVSRPCTTDITVTMTKTITETWESKTPSTATLLRTISTTIETILVEAYSTSTGEVVVEGTKTELTTVEAVSSGTDCSEAAGKCCAACSITAESESASVETISSTFVSTLTTVEEYVSSAGGSVVPAPSETWVQGSEVSSATTSLTLVETTTVSGSETETDGATSVQTAGAAHVTAAMGVGAIFGIMGLLA, via the exons ATGGGCGCTTTCAGCCTTCTTTTTGTCCTCTTGGCCTCGCTGGTTTCCACCGCGATGGCACAGATACCATTTCATCACTCTAGACAGCCTGTCCTTTCTGTCGAGGTTCTTCCCCCGCTTCCAACCTCTGGTGCTCCTGAGCCGACGACTGTCTTGACTGTGGACTGTCTCTTCTGCTCTGTTACTGATGGCGAGGAAGTATCTTCTGCCACCGAGTGGGATCCAAGTGTCATTACAATTACGGAAAAACTCACGGTAATCACGGATGAGTTTACTCGAGAGTACAGCACCACATATGGAAAGGCTTCGGAGACGATCATCTGCGCACCGCCATGCCATACACTTGTCACTGTCCCTTG GAGGAGTGGCGAGTCTAAAGCTGCCGCAGCTACTCCGTCGCCGATAATGACATCTTGCATCACGATATGGAATACCCCTATCCCTTCGGTAGAGACATTGACTTCTCCATACCTGTCAACCTCGACATCATGCTCGACTACTTCTACGCATATGTATCCATGGACATGGGAACAGCCTGGATCCTCTGCTTCAACTGAGCTGGTTTCGACCGAGCTGGCTTCGAGCGAACTTGGTCTCCCCTCTTTGAGTTCAGCTGAGGCAGAGGAATCGACGGTAACTTATGTACCAGAGGTCACAGACACACTTGTCCTGCCAAGCAAGACGGAGTTGACTCTTCCATGGTCCTTTGTATCTATCGAGACGTCGTCTACTACTGAGACATTGACAGAGTCGGTGACTGAGGAAGTCCCCGTCTCGAGACCGTGTACAACAGACATCACGGTGACGATGACAAAGACAATTACGGAGACATGGGAGTCCAAGACACCGTCAACCGCGACACTGCTTCGTACTATATCGACCACCATAGAGACAATTCTTGTGGAGGCATATTCTACGTCGACGGGAGAAGTCGTGGTCGAAGGTACGAAGACGGAGTTGACTACGGTCGAGGCAGTGAGTTCGGGTACAGATTGTTCTGAGGCGGCAGGAAAATGTTGCGCAGCATGCTCAATCACAGCTGAGTCTGAGTCTGCAAGCGTCGAGACTATATCTTCGACGTTTGTGTCAACTCTCACGACTGTCGAGGAGTATGTGTCGTCTGCTGGGGGTTCAGTAGTGCCAGCCCCTTCGGAGACTTGGGTCCAAGGAAGCGAGGTTTCGTCTGCCACCACCTCGCTAACACTCGTAGAAACGACCACTGTATCTGGATCGGAGACCGAGACGGATGGTGCAACATCCGTTCAAACTGCGGGAGCCGCTCATGTGACGGCGGCGATGGGGGTAGGGGCTATTTTTGGCATAATGGGTTTATTGGCTTGA